In Cololabis saira isolate AMF1-May2022 chromosome 10, fColSai1.1, whole genome shotgun sequence, a single window of DNA contains:
- the LOC133452388 gene encoding tripartite motif-containing protein 16-like, giving the protein MAQKGVQLDQESFSCSICLEVLKDPVTIPCGHSYCMNCINNFWDGEEQKKLPSCPQCRRTFTQKPELVKSTMLAALAEQMKKTGLQAAPADHCYAGPEDVACDFCSGRKLKAVKSCLFCLASYCENHLQPHHDVAPLKKHKLVDPSKNLQDNICPRHDEVMKMFCRTDQKSICYLCSVDEHKGHDTVSAAAERTERQREMEVSRQQIQQEIQDREKDVKLLQQEVEALNKSADKTVEDSEEIFTELISLIQKRSSDVKQQIRSQQQTEVRRVRELEEKLQQEITDLKRRDAEMKHLTDIEDHNQFLHNYPSLSPLSESTHSSSISIRPLRYFQDVTAAVSEVRGQLQDILRDTWTNISLTITDVDVLLSEPEPELEPEPEPKSRAEFLKYSCEITLDPNTADTDLLLSEENRKVTYMDEDQFYSDHPDIFTTYSQVLSRESLTGRHYWEVEKKEGGVDVAVSYKNISRLGDESAFGVNDKSWSLYCYSDSYVFWYNNISSSISGPLSSRIGVYLDHRAGVLSFYSVSETMTLLHRVQTSFTQPLYAGVGVHSPGDSAEFCKLK; this is encoded by the coding sequence ATGGCGCAGAAAGGAGTTCAGCTGGACCAGGAAAGCTTTTCTTGTTCGATTTGTTTGGAGGTTTTAAAGGATCCGGTGActattccctgtggacacagttaCTGTATGAACTGTATTAACAACTTTTGGGATGGAGAGGAGCAGAAGAAACTCCCCAGCTGTCCTCAGTGTAGACggactttcacacagaaaccTGAGCTGGTGAAAAGTACCATGTTAGCAGCTTTAGCGGAGCAGATGAAGAAGACTGGACtccaagctgctcctgctgatcactgctatgctggacctgaAGATGTGGCCTGTGATTTCTGCTCTGGAAGAAAACTGAAAGCCGTCAAGTCCTGTTTATTCTGTCTGGCCTCTTACTGCGAGAATCACCTTCAACCTCATCATGATGTGGCTCCATTAAAGAAACACAAGCTGGTGGATCCCtccaagaacctgcaggacaacatctgcccccgtcatgacgaggtgatgaagatgttctgtcgtactgatcagaagtctatctgttatctctgctctgtggatgaacataaaggccacgacacagtctcagctgcagcagaaaggactgagaggcagagagagatggaggtgagtcgacaacaaatccagcaggagatccaggacagagagaaagatgtgaagctgcttcagcaggaggtggaggcccTCAATAAgtctgctgataaaacagtggaggacagtgaggagatcttcactgagctgatctctctcatccagaaaagaagctctgatgtgaagcagcagatcagatcccagcagcaaactgaagtgaggagagtcagagagcttgaggagaagctgcagcaggagatcactgacctgaagaggagagacgctgagatgaagcaTCTGACAGACATTGAGGACCACAACCAGTTCCTCCACAACTACCCCTCACTGTCACCACTCAGTGagtccacacactcctccagcatcagcatccgtcctctcagATACTTTCAGGATGTGACAGCAgctgtgtcagaggtcagaggtcaactacaggacatcctgagagacacatggacaaacatctcactgaccatcactgatgtggatgttttactgtcagaaccagaaccagaactagaaccagaaccagaaccaaagagcagagctgaattcttgaaatattcatgtgaaatcactctggatccaaacacagcagACACAGATCTGTTActgtcagaggagaacagaaaggtgactTATATGGACGAAGATCAGTTTtattctgatcatccagacataTTCACTACATATTCTCAGGTCCTgagtagagagagtctgactggacgtcattactgggaggtggagaagaAAGAAGGTGGAGTTGATGTAGCAGTTTCCtacaagaatatcagcagatTAGGGGATGAAAGTGCATTTGGAGTAAATGACAAATCTTGGTCACTATATTGTTACTCAGACAGTTATGTATTTTGGTACAACAACATCAGTTCCTCCATCTCAGGTCCTCTGAGCTCCAGAATAGGAGTTTAcctggatcacagagcaggtgttctgtccttctacagcgtctctgaaaccatgaccctcctccacagagtccagacctccttCACTCAGCCGCTCTACGCTGGAGTCGGGGTTCACAGTCCTGGAGACTCAgctgagttctgtaaactcAAATGA